Within Halobacterium jilantaiense, the genomic segment GCCGGGCACCGGGAAGACGATGCTCGCGAAGGCCGTCGCGAAGCAGACCGACGCCACCTTCATCAAGATGGCCGGCAGCGAACTCGTGCGGAAGTTCATCGGGGAGGGCTCCCGGCTGGTCCGGGACCTCTTCGAGCTCGCCGAGCAGAAGGAGCCCGCCATCATCTTCATCGACGAGATCGACGCTGTCGCCGCGAAGCGGACGGACTCGAAGACGTCGGGCGACGCCGAGGTCCAGCGCACGATGATGCAGCTGCTCTCGGAGATGGATGGCTTCGACGAGCGCGGCGACGTCCGCATCATCGCCGCCACCAACCGCTTCGACATGCTGGATTCCGCCATCCTCCGGCCGGGCCGCTTCGACCGCCTCATCGAGGTGCCCCACCCGGACGAGGAGGCCCGCGAGCGCATCCTCGAGATTCACGCCGCGGAGATGAACGTCGCCGACGAGGTCGACTTCTCGGACCTCGCGCGGGACACCGACGGCTTCTCCGGCGCGCAGCTCGCCAGCCTCGCCACCGAGGCGGGGATGTTCGCCATCCGCGACGACCGCCAGGAGGTCCGCCGCGAGGACTTCGACGACGCCCACGAGAAGCTGATGGCGGAGGGCGACGACGAGGGCGGTCCGAGCTACCCGAGCTACATCCAGTAGACGACCTGTATCCGAGCGCTCTTCTACGGCCGGCCGGCTAGTCCGGGTATGCCTATTCGAGTGGCGTGGGGGACCGGGTCCGCCCCGACCGAGATGGCGGCCTACGACGCCGCGCTCGCGGACGCGAACCTCCACAACTACAATCTCGTCGCCGTCTCCTCGGTGGTGCCGGCCGACGCCAGCGTCGAGGCCGTCGGCACCGCGCCCGACCTCGGGCCCGCCGGGAACAGGCTGACGGTCGTCGAGGCGCACGCCGACACCGCCGGTCCGGGTCGCGCGAGCGCGGCGCTCGCGTGGGCGGCCCGCGGCGACGACCCCGGATTGTTCTACGAGGCGGCCGGCGAGACGAGCCCGGACGACGTGGAGTCGCGGGTGACAGCCGGCATCGACGCGGGCCTCGAACTGCGGGACTGGGACGCCGACGCCCCCGAGGTCAGGTCCGTGACAGTTGAGGCCGAACCGGGCGAGTACGCCGCGGCGGTCGTTCTGGCGGCGTACGGAGACAGCGAGCCGCTACTCTGACCGCGAGTTCTTCGCACACTACAAGGACTATACGTGGCCGCCCCTTATTAGAGACGCATGCACGGGAACGCGCCGTACAGCGGGCCAGAGAACGCCACGTCCGACCTCACCGGGGACCAGCGCCGCGCGCTCAGGACGAGCATCGCGCAGATCGCGTCCCGAACGCGAGAGTTCCTCCCGGACGAGTACGTCGTCGGCTCCGAGATATCCAGTGGTTCCAGCGGCGTCCAGGTCACCGTGGCCGTACGGCCGCCGGCCGGCAACCCCGTCAGCGCGGGGTTCACGCCCGAGTTCGAGAACCTCGCGGACGACGACCTCATCCCGAACGAGGACCGGGAGGAGGTCGCCCGCGGCCTCGCCGCGAGCGCAGCACTTCAGGTCAAGCACGCCCTCGGCGACGACGTTCCCGAGACGGCCAGGTAACGCGGCACAGAGCGCACGCCGACACTCGTTTCTCCAGTCTCGCTCTCACGCGCTGACGGCGATGACGCCGATAGCGACGACGGCAGCCGCGGCGAACACAGCGACACCGGTAGTCGAGTCGACAGCAGGGACTGCGGCGTAGCCCGCGACGGCTGCTGCGGCCGCCGCACCGCCGACGCCGACACTCGCGACCAGGTGGCGAGCGACCGTGCGCCGCGTTCCGGCTCCTTCGGGTGCGCGACGACCCACGGCCGTGGCGACGGCCGCTGTGTCCCACGAGAGCACGGCCAACCAGACGGCGACGGCCGGGTACCAGACGGGGACCGGCACGAGAACGCTCCGCAGCAGGCCGGCCGCGAGGAGCGCCGCGAACCCCGCTTCGATGAGGGCGCGCGTCCACGCACGCCGTACCGGCGTCACCGCGAACGCGAGGACGAGCACGCCGAGAACGGCGAGTACGAGCGGGCCACGGACGCGGAGCGGAAGCGGCGCGACAGCGGCGAGACCGACGGCAACCCAGAGACCGACCGCGCCGAGCGCGCCACACGCCACCCGTGCAGCGGTGCCGCTCCGGTGGGCGACGCGAACGCACAGGAGCACTCCGGCCGAGACGCCGGCGACTGCCGCAACCCCTCTGGTGAGCTGGGTCGTGGCGACGAGTCCGGCTGTGGCGGTGGCGAGCGCGACGGCTACGACGCTGCCGGCCAGCGACGGGTTCTGGTCGCTCACGGCGACCCGCCCCCAGCCCTCGACCGCTCGACAGCGGCGGCCAGCGGCGCGGGCGGCCGCCAGTCCACCACCGGGACGCCCTCGTTCCGGAGCGTTCGAATCCGGTGTCGGCGTTCCAGTCTCGCCGCTCGCGCGCCCGCGGTGTCGCTTCTGGTCACGTCGGGGCTCACCACGACGACACTCCGGTCGGTGGCGAGGCGGCGCGCGAACGCCGCCACCGCCCCGTCGGAGAGCGGCGTGCTGAACACGATAGTGGCTCCCGCGGGCAGCAGTGAGCGCAGTGATTGCTGCCAGCCTTCGCGAGTCTCTCTCCCCTCGGACTGCCAGTCGGCGACGCGGTCGTCGAGAACTGTGGCGGCCGGACTGCGTTCGAACCGTCCACCGGTCGGTGCCGCCCAGTCGAACTGCGCGCCGAACGCGGCCGCCCCCACCTGAACGCCGCGCTTGGCAGCCGCCGCCGCGACGGCACGTCCCGCAGTGGCTGCGTGTGCGACCGCTGTCGGGTGGTCGCCCGCTCGCTCCCGATAGGCGGCTTCGCGAGCGTCCACGCAGACAACGAGGGCTCCGCGCTGGGCGACCGGCGAGACGACCGTCCGCAGGTCGCCGGTCGCCGCGAACCGCCGCCAGTCAACGCGGGCCGGTGCGTCCCCGTGGCGGTACTCGCGGACGTGCCCGAACTCGCTGCCCGCGCCCCGAGCGTCGGACGCCCGCCGCCCCGACCGTGGCGCTCCTGCACGGCAGAGCGGCCCGGGGACAGTGGGCCGACACTCGATGCGGTCGTCTCCGCCTGCGACCGGCGAGCGAGCGGTCTCGTGGCCGCCACTTCGGTCTCGAACGACGACCGACGGTGACCCCCACTCGTGGACGCCGTAGCGGGCCGTAACCTCGTACTCGAGGGTCACGCTCTCGCCGGGCGCGAGCGGCGTGGCGAGTCGCGAGTCACCGTTCACACCGAGGGTTTCCGGCTGGTCGTCCGCCACGGCGACGGCCGCGAGCGGCGACGTTCCGTCGTTCCGAACGCGCAGCGACACCGCGACGGGCTCGCCGGCGTCGGGCGAGCAGTCGGCGACCGTGCGCTCGACCGAGACGGCGGGTGAGGGCGGCCGCACGAGCGAGGGGTAGGCGGCGTACGCAGCGGGGACGACGGCGGCCAGCAGGACGGCGGCGTCAGCGACGTAGACGCCGAGCGCGACGACGAACAGCGCTGCGGCGGCCGCGGGACGCCACCGGCCGGTTCGCTCCCAGGTCACGTTCTCTCCTCGTCGGTCTGACGGTCGATTGCCGCGAGTGTCGCTCGTGCTCCGACCGCGAACGCGACACTCTGGGAGACGCGTGCGGCCCACACCACACGACGGGGTGGCGGACAGCCACCGAGAAACGCCCCGGCTACTGCGTCGGCCGTCCAATCGCCACGCCGCACCTGCCTCCGGGCGGTTTCGTAGTCGCAGGCCGCACTCCCGGCGACTGCCTCGACTGCCGCCGCTCGCAGGCGGTTCCGGATTCGGTCGCGGTCCGTTGCCGGCACTACTGGTGGGAGCACCCGCCACCCCGCAAGTCGGTCGAACGTCGCGCCCTGGGTCATCTCTTCCCGTCGAGCAGAGCGGCCGACGCGAGCGCGCTCCTCGACTGCTGGCAGGCGTCGGAGCGACCAGACGAGGGTCCCCGTGCTGAACGCCACTGTCACCACGCCGAGTACGAGTCCGCCCCCGACCGCGGAGTCGTACTGCGACGCGTCGACGCCAGCCGCGACGAACAGGCCACCGAGGGCCACGAGAACGACAGCGACACAGGTCGCCCAGCGGCGGCTGCGTCGCAGGAGCGCGCTGTCAGTCATCTCGGCCATCCTCCGCGTCCCGAACCGTGTCGGCGAGCTCGGTCGCTCGCTGCACGCGCTTCGTTGTCGCTGTCCGTCCGCCGTATCTGACCGCGCGGAACAGCCGCGTCAACGACGCGACTGCGTCCTCGGGTGCCCCGGCGTCGACTCGCTCCGCCGCCGACTCGCTGGGGGTTCGGGACGTGTCGTCTCTGCGGTCGGCCGCCACCGCGTCCGCCCAGTTCGACTCGACAGCGTTTGCGGGCGGTCGCTGGCCGGCCTCGCTGGTACTGTCGGCCTCAGAGTCGCGCGCCCGCTCGGCAGCCGACTGTCGCGTGTCCCGCCGCTCTCGCGCCCGCAGCGCCGCCCAGCCCACGCTTCCGGCGACGGCCAGCACTGCGAGCGCCGCTGCCACCTCGGGCAGGACAGCGGCCGCGACCGACAGCCACGACCCGCGTGGCGCACCCACTGCGGTCAGGTCCGCGGACACCCCGAACAGCGCGAGCACTCGGACAACGAGCACCGTAAACAGGCCGTACAGCGAGAGCCCGGACGCGTCCGCGGCCGGGCGCTGTTCGACCGCTACCGTGGCCGGTAGCCCCTGTTCGATGCCTGCAGCTGCCGCCACGAGTGCAGCAGCAACAACTGCCAGCGCCGCGCCGCCTACGCTCCGCGTGGAGGGCATCCTCTCCACGTTCGACACCACGCGAAAAGAACGTTGGCCAGCGTTCGCAGGCGGTGAGTCGCTACTTCCCCCAGAAGGGGTCGCGCTTGCGCATGATGTCGAGGTAGGACTTCAGCGCTTCGCGCTCGTCCGCCGGAATCTCGTCGCTGAGCTCCTGGTCGAGCACTTTCGCGTGCTTCTCGGGGAGGTCCACCCAGAGCTCGTCGCCCTCCTCGATGTCGCGGCCGACCGTCGGGCCGTCGATGGAGACGCTGACGCGGTTGCCGGCCCGGGCCTCGTCGACGTCCTCGCCCTGGTCCTGGATGCCTTTGACGACGCCGACGCGGTCGACGTCGTTGCCCTCCATCAGACCGACCGGCGTGTTTCGCTTGAGGGTGCCCGAGACCACTTCGACGCCGACGACCGCCGGGTCGTTCTGGCGGAACACGTGGTCCTTGAGGATGCGGAAGCGCGCCGGCCGCCGGATGTTCTCGAAGATGGCTTCCTTCTGGGCGCGCTCGCGCTCCTCGACGAACGCCTCGTAGTCCTCGACGAGCTGGTAGATGACGTCGCTGTCGAAGATGCGGACGTCCTCGTTCTCGGCCTTCTCTGCCGCGGCGGGCAGCACGTCGACGTTGAAGCCCAGCAAGACGTGGTGTTTGTCCTCGTCGACGGTCGTCGCCATCGCCACGTCCCGGGGCGCGACGTCACCGACCTCGGCGGACATGACGGGAATCTCGGCCTCTTCGAGCGCGTTCACGAGCGCTTCGAGGCTGCCGAGCGTGTCGGCCTTGACGACGACGCCCTCCTCCTCGGTCTCCACGGCGACCTCCGCGAGCTCGGCCTCGACCTCGGCGACGACTTCCTCGACGCTGCGGTCGCCGACCACGCGGACCGGCGCGCCCGGCATCGCGTCGTCGAGGTCGGGCGCGGCGATTTTCAGCCCGGCCGCGGCCTGCATCGAGTCGACGTCGTCGAAGCGCTTCTCGGTGCGAATCTCCGCGAGCTCGCGGGGCTTCAGGAGCGCCCGCACCTCGGTGACGATGGGGTCGTTCTGCGCGCCGACGACGACGGTGTCACCCGAACGGACGGTGCCGTCGTAGAGGATGACGTCGACGGTCTTCCCGAAGCCCTGCTCGTCTTTGACTTCGAGGACGGTGCCGGCTCCCGGCCCCGCCACGTCGACTTCCATCTCGGCTTTCATGTAGCGCTGGGCGAGCCCCATCAGGACGGTCAGCAGGTCGGGGACGCCCTCACCGGTCTCGGCGGAGACGGGGATGACGCCGACGTTCTTCTGGAAGTTCTGGACGCGCCAGTAGAGGTCAGAAGAGAAGCCGTGGTCGGACATCTCACCGATGAGTTCGTACAGCGCCTCGTCGAGGTCCGAGCGCGCGCGGTCGCTCTGGGCCTCGTAGGTCTGCTGAATCGGCGAGTCCGGGTTCGGGTTCCAGCCCGGTGTGGTGTCGACCTTGTTCGCGGCGACGACGAACGGCGTCCCCGTGTCCTTGAGGATGCGGACGGCCTCCTCCGTCTGGGGCTGGAAGCCGTCGTTGACGTCCACGACGAGGATGGCGATGTCGGCGAGCGCGCCGCCACGCGAGCGCAGCGTCGAGAACGAGTGGTGGCCGGGCGTGTCGATGAACAGCAGGCCCGGGAGGTCGAACTCGGTCGGGTCGACGAGGCTACCCGCGACCTCCGAGACGGTGTCGAGGGGGACGGCCGTCGCGCCGATGTGCTGGGTGATAGCGCCAGCCTCGCCCTCGATGACGGCCGAGCCGCGAATCTTATCGAGCAGGCTGGTCTTCCCGTGGTCGACGTGGCCGAGGACGGCCACGATGGGCGTGCGTAGGTCTCCGGGGTCGTCGGTGGTGTCTGCGTCGGACATAGTAGAATCCTCCGAGAGAACGGTCGTTACCCGTACTGAACGGGCCGCGGGGTTTAATTCCATCGTCACGCCGTGGCGGGCCGGTTGACCCTCGCCCCGACTGACCGACCCGTCCAGCACGCAGGACCCCAATCCCACCAGAGCATATTTCCGCAGCCGTGGGGTCGGATTGAACGTGAATCGGACAACACTGCAGCGGTTAGGTTCAGGATTCTTGGTCCTACCGTCGGTCCTCATGGTGGCCGTTGGCGCACTCGAAGGGCTGTGGGTAGCAGTTGTTCTCGGTGGGGTGGCCGGGCTTCTGGGGGTCACGCTCTACCTCGGTATCCGCCGGTACGAAACGGAACTCGAACAGTTCTACGCGACACAAATCGATTACGCGAGCCGACCGGCGTTCGCCTACACACTCTTTCAGACGGTCGCGCTCGCGGTGGCATTCGGCGGCGGACTCTACTTCGCTCTGTCCTTCGACCTAGTCGCGCCCGTATCGGAGTGGGTTCCCGACACGGACAGTTTGGTCGTCCTCGGCGGCGCCCTTCTGGGGCTCGCGCTCGGCGCCGGCTACCCGCCGGTGATGCGACACCAGGACCTCGTTCCGATGCTGAGACTCGGACGGTGGGCGAGCGAACTGGACGTCGGGCTCTTCGTCACCGCGTGTATCGTACTCCTGTTCCGCTCTGACCCGCTATCCGTCGTCGTCTTCGGCGTCGCGTACCTCGGCAGTCGACTCGCGTACCTCGGCAGCGTCTACGGCAGCGTCCGCTCTGCCGCAAGTAGTACCTAATCTGTCGCACCCTCGCCGGCCGGACACCTCGAACCAGGGCTCGTAGCCGTCGCCCCGTCCCGGCCTCACCGTTGCTGCCCGCGTCGGGCCGTCCGCCGGGCGTCCGACGACCCCGCGGGGTTTATGTGAATCCCGACAGTCTGCCCCTGTATGGCCGACATCCTCGCCGAGAACCTCTCCGGGAAGGCCGTGATGGGGTCCGACGGCACGGAGCTCGGGATGCTGTACAACATCACGATGGACCTGAAATCCGGGAAGCTCGAACACCTCCTCGTCGAGCAGACCGAGGAGTCCGTCGCGGCGGACTTCCCCAAGGACAGCGACGGCCGCTACCGGGTGCCGGTCGGTCGCGTGCAGGCCGTGAAAGACTACATCGTCGTGCAGCGATAGTGCAGGTCCTAGACGCCTCCGCGTTCATTCACGAGTACGACGCCGACGGTCCGACGGCGTCGGTGCCCGAAGTCCGCGAAGAGCTCACTGACTCGGCGGCGTTCCGTTTCGACGCCGCGTCCGGTAGCGGCATGCAGGTCCACGTGCCCGGGCAGGACGCCCGACAGCGCACGCGCACCGCGGCGAAGGCGACCGGCGACGACGACGTGCTCTCCGAGACCGACCGCCGGCTGCTCGCGACCGCGCACGAACTCGACGCGACGCTCGTCACCGACGACTACGCGATGCAGAACGTCGCCGCCGAACTCGGCGTGGCGGTCGAGGTCATCGCGCAGGACGGCATCAGCGAGCGCCGCGACTGGCGGTTCCAGTGCCAGGGCTGTGGCCGCGAGTTCGACGACGACCGCGACCGGTGTCCCGTCTGTGGGAGCCCCCTGGAGCGCAAGAACCCGAACTAGTCGCGGGCTTCGAGGCCGACTTCGACGAGCTGATGGAGTACCTCCTGCTCGGAGATGTCGTACTCCCGCGCCAGCGCCTCGATGTCCGCTGCGAGCGAGTCCTCGCAGACGACCGAGTACTTCCGGGGCATGCGAATCTATTCCACACTGCGTCCACGTAATGGTTAGTCAGCCTCGCGTCTGACGCTACGAGAACTGGAGGTACGCCAGCCCGAACTGGACCGCGTCGTAGACGCCGTGGACGACGACCGGCGCGAACAGGTCGTCCGTGCGTTCGTAGGCGACGCCGAGCACGAGCGACACGAGGAACACCCGCGTGAGGGCGACCAGAACGGCCCCCGGAGCGACGCCAGCGCCCGCGTACGAGAGCAGGTGGGCAGCGCCGAAGACGAACGACGCGACGACGACCGCGCCGGTCCGCGAGTACGCGCCGTAGAGGAACTGCTGGACGCCGTTGCGCGCGAGCAGTTCCTCACCGGGGCCGATGAACAGCAGGGAGACGACGGCCAGCGGCGGCAGAATCTGGGGGTTGTCCCGGGCGGTCTCGACGAGGCCGTGCGTGCTCTGCGGGAGCGAGAACACCGTGACGACGGCGTTCAACAGCAGGTGGAGCGCGAAGATGGCGGCGACGCCGACGACGGCCACGACGACGTCTCGCCGGCCGGGAGCGCTCACGTCGACGTGTCCGTCGAACGCCTGGACGACCGCGAGTCCGGCGAGCCCGAAGCCGACGCTCCCGACGGCGGTGTTCAAGGGCCACCGGACGACGGGCGCGTCGGGGGCGAGCGGAACGATGGCGGCGGCCAGGAGGCTGCCGAAGACGAGCGCGGCGACCGACGCGACGGTCGCACCGAACGCCGCTCGCTCCCGGGTGCGGACGCCGTCTTTCCCGACGCCTCGAATGGCCGCCGCGCCGGCGGCGAGGACGGCGAGACCCGCGAACAGCGCCACTACCGGCCCGGCGGCGAGCGGGCCGTTCAGTTCGAGGACTGCGCCCGCCGCGGCGAGCGCGAGTACGCCGCCGGCCGCCGTGCCGGCCGAGTCGAGCCAGCGCGGCCCGCTCCCGTGGCGTCGCACGGCGAACGCGAGTGCGGCGGCCGCAGCGGCCCCGCCCGCGACCTGCGCGGCGACCGCTGGGGCGGGCGTCCAGTCGAGGAACGCCGACGCGACGCCGACGCCGGCGACGACGAACGCGACGGTCTGCGCGTACCGGTCTGTCACGTTCTGGGGTCAGCACCCGGACGGCATAGGCCTGACTACTCGACGACGAGAACGTCTTTCTCGGGGAGGTCTGCCTCGCCGCGGAGCAGGCCCCGGGCGGCGTCTTTCCCCCACTCGACGGCGGGCTGGGTGAACGTCTCGACGCCGTAGAGTTCGCCCGCGAGCACGCAGGCCGCCTCGATATCGAACAGGAGCCGGCCCAGGGAGTGCGCGTCGACGGCGGGAAGCTCCACGCGGACGGAGGGAACGCCGGACTCCGCAAGGCTCGCCTCGGTGGCCTCGAACTCGGCGTCCAGCAGCCCGCCGAGGTCGCCGCCCGCGAGGTAGTCTAGTCCGTCGAGGTCGGTCTCGGGAATCGCGCAGTCGGGCCGCGACTCCGGCCGGACCATCGTCACGAGCTTGTCGCGGGGGCCGGCCCGGTAGAGCTGGAGCTGGCTGTGCTGGTCGGTCGCGCCGAGCGCCCGCGCGGGCGTCTGTCCGAGGCCGTCCTTCCCGAGGCTCTCCGCCCAGAGCTGCGCGAACCACTCTGCGAACGTCTCCAGGCCCTCGGCGTACGGCAGCATCGCGTTCACGCTCGCGCCCCGCACGTCGAGCGCGTAGGCGACCGCGCCGTAGGCGTACGCGGGACAGTCGTACAGCGACCCCGACAGGGCGTCCCTGCCTGCCGCCGCTCCGGCCAGCAGTTCGTCGAGGTCGACACCGGCGAGCGCGGCCGCGGGGAGCGCAACCGTGGAGAGCGCCGAGAACCGGCCGGGGACGCCCTCGGGCGCGTCGAGTACGGGGAGGCCGTGGTCGTCGGCGAGGTCCCGGAGGTTCCCCTCGACGCCGGTCGTGACGAGCGTGCGTTCGGTCCAGTCGACGCCCGCGTCGGCCATCGCGTCGCGGACGACGAGGAAGTTCGCGAGCGTCTCGGCGGTCGTGCCGGACCGCGAGACGACGTGCACGACGGTGTCGGCGAGGTCGAGGTCGGCCAGCAGGTCCCGGACGTGCGCGGGATCGACGTTGTCGAGGGCGTGGTAGTCGAGGCCGTCGCCGAGCGCGTCGACGAGCGTCGCCGCGCCGAGCGCGCTCCCGCCGATGCCGACGGTCAGGAGCGTGTCGGCGTCCGCGAGCGGTTCGACGGCCGCTTCGACGGCGGCCGGGTCGGCTGTCTCGGGCAGATTCAGGGCGGCGTAGCCGAACTCGCTGTCGGCCATGCCGTCGGCGATGCGGTCGTGGGCCGCGGCGACCCGGTCGTCCAGTCGGTCGAGGGCGTCCGCCGAAACCCCCGGGCGGGCGGTCGCGGCGAGCGCGTTCCCGATGTCTACTCGCATGTGTGGACGGGCGACGCCCGGCTACTTGATGGTAGCTGGTCGCCGCCGGTCAGTCGGCGCGGCGGTACGTCATGTACCCGTACACCACACCGAAGACGGTGGCTCCCACGAGTGATTGCGCCAGGGCGTCGACGACCGCCCACTTCGAGACCGCGACCCGCAGCGCCGTCCCGACTGCGACCCAGGCGACGACACCGTACAGCCCCTGCTTCACTTCGTCACGCACGTCTGGGTCGTCAGGCCAGAACTGATTAAGGCTGGCCGTCGTGTTCACGGGCTGCAGTCGCGGTCGGGAGTCGCCGCGCTTTTGCTCGCCGGGTCCGGAGCTTCGAGCGATGGGACGGTTCGACAGCTACTCCGGCCTGCTGACGGCGTTCCCGTACGCGTTCCGGGCGTCGGACTCCCGACTGTTCAAGAGCTACGCCGTCGTCGCGGCGGTCCTCGGCGGCCTGTTCGCGTTCCTGATGGCGGGCGCGCTCGTCGTGCTCGTCGGGAACACGACCGGCACGACCGGGGGGTCGCTGACGCTCTCTCGGACGTTCTACGTCGTCCTCGGGCTGTTCGTGTTCTTCCCGCTGGTCGCGCCCGTGTTGCTTGTGGCTCGGCGTCACCGCCGCGAGCTGTCGGTCCGGGAGCGCTACGACCCGGCGCTCGCCGCCAGCGGCTACGTCTTCGCGCTCTCTGTCTACCTCGGCGTTGTCGCGTCCATGCCGGCGGAGTTCCGCGTCGGCGAGGAGCTGACGACTCGGCCGGAACCCAGCGGCGTCTTCGCACCGGTCGTGGAGGCGCTGTACGCGCTGCCGCCCGCACTGTCCTTCCTGGTCCCGCTGGCGGGCGCGCTGCTCGTGTACGCCGTCCACCGCCGGCTCCGATCCTGAACGCGGCTCGGTCGAAACAGGGAAACGCGGAGACGGCCTACCCGCGAGCAATGAGCGACGAGCAGGCGAAGACGGCCACGTTCTTCGTGACGGAGGCCAGCGAGGACTCGGCCATCCTCACCGACGTTTCGGACGCCCAGGTGCACACGCTCTCGGAGAATCCCGGCGTTGCGGCCGGCGACGTGCTGGAGGCGACTCTGTCGCCGGACCCGCCGATGAACGTCACGTACAGCGTCGTCGAGGTCGTGGAGCGAGTGGACATTCCGGTCCGCGTGAGCGACGAGACGCCGACGCCGCAGGCCCGCGACCTGGCCGAGGGGCTGCCGGAGGGCGAACTGGCGACGGCCGAGCGCGCGGGCGTCGGCGAAGTCCACGTGCTGTCGGTCGGCGCGGACAACGTCGACGACGCCGTCGCGGACGTCGCCGAGGACGAACAGACGGTCTCGCGGGCGGCCCGCATCGGCATCGACCACGTGGAGATTCGGTCCGGCGACGACTTCGTGAGCGTGCGCTACCTCCCCTGACGCGACAGGACAATCGCGTTCGCCGGCGCTAGCTGGGGCCGGCTTCGCTCTGGACCTCCCAGCCGGATTCGACGCCGCAGGCCGCGCCCTCCTCGAAGCGGAGTTCGGTGTCCTCGCTCAGTTCGCCGTCGTCGTCGACCGCGGTGACGGTGAGCGGCACGTCGGGGCTGTCGCCGCAGCAGCCGACGTCGAGGAACACGCTCCAGGTGTCGCCCTCGCGGGCGGGCCCTTTCGTCTTCTTGAGGTAGGCGCGCATGTGGCCGGTGGTGAGCTGGTCGTACCCCCAGTCGGAGACGTCCGCGGGGTACGCGAGCGTGACGCTGGTGGTGGCCATGTTCGTGTGTACGAGTGGCACGCGCTTGGAGCTGTCGCTGATTCTGTTGTTTCAGGGGCGACACGCTGAAGAGGGGGTGACGCGTACTGGTCACTACATGATGGCGACGACACACGCGATGGCGGGGCTCGCAGTCGCGGCGCTCGCCACGCTCTTCGCGCCCGACCACGCCCCCGTCCTCGCGGCCGCCGGCCTCGCAGGTGGCGTCTTCCCCGACCTCGACCTCTACGCCGGCCACCGTCGAACGCTCCACTTCCCCGTCTACTACGCGCTCGCCGGTTCGGCCGCCGGACTCGCAGCGGTCCTCGCCCCGGGGCCGTGGACCGCCGCTGCCGCCGTCTTCCTCGCGGCCGCCGCACTCCACGCCGCCGGCGACGCGCTCGGTGGCGGCCTCGAACTCGAACCGTGGGAGGCGACCAGCGAGCGCGCCGTCTACAGCCACTTCCACGGCCGCTGGCTCGCGCCCCGGCGGTTCGTCCGCTAC encodes:
- a CDS encoding NOB1 family endonuclease codes for the protein MQVLDASAFIHEYDADGPTASVPEVREELTDSAAFRFDAASGSGMQVHVPGQDARQRTRTAAKATGDDDVLSETDRRLLATAHELDATLVTDDYAMQNVAAELGVAVEVIAQDGISERRDWRFQCQGCGREFDDDRDRCPVCGSPLERKNPN
- a CDS encoding CopG family transcriptional regulator, which translates into the protein MPRKYSVVCEDSLAADIEALAREYDISEQEVLHQLVEVGLEARD
- a CDS encoding CPBP family intramembrane glutamic endopeptidase; translated protein: MTDRYAQTVAFVVAGVGVASAFLDWTPAPAVAAQVAGGAAAAAALAFAVRRHGSGPRWLDSAGTAAGGVLALAAAGAVLELNGPLAAGPVVALFAGLAVLAAGAAAIRGVGKDGVRTRERAAFGATVASVAALVFGSLLAAAIVPLAPDAPVVRWPLNTAVGSVGFGLAGLAVVQAFDGHVDVSAPGRRDVVVAVVGVAAIFALHLLLNAVVTVFSLPQSTHGLVETARDNPQILPPLAVVSLLFIGPGEELLARNGVQQFLYGAYSRTGAVVVASFVFGAAHLLSYAGAGVAPGAVLVALTRVFLVSLVLGVAYERTDDLFAPVVVHGVYDAVQFGLAYLQFS
- a CDS encoding glucose-6-phosphate isomerase gives rise to the protein MRVDIGNALAATARPGVSADALDRLDDRVAAAHDRIADGMADSEFGYAALNLPETADPAAVEAAVEPLADADTLLTVGIGGSALGAATLVDALGDGLDYHALDNVDPAHVRDLLADLDLADTVVHVVSRSGTTAETLANFLVVRDAMADAGVDWTERTLVTTGVEGNLRDLADDHGLPVLDAPEGVPGRFSALSTVALPAAALAGVDLDELLAGAAAGRDALSGSLYDCPAYAYGAVAYALDVRGASVNAMLPYAEGLETFAEWFAQLWAESLGKDGLGQTPARALGATDQHSQLQLYRAGPRDKLVTMVRPESRPDCAIPETDLDGLDYLAGGDLGGLLDAEFEATEASLAESGVPSVRVELPAVDAHSLGRLLFDIEAACVLAGELYGVETFTQPAVEWGKDAARGLLRGEADLPEKDVLVVE
- a CDS encoding DUF5812 family protein — translated: MSDEQAKTATFFVTEASEDSAILTDVSDAQVHTLSENPGVAAGDVLEATLSPDPPMNVTYSVVEVVERVDIPVRVSDETPTPQARDLAEGLPEGELATAERAGVGEVHVLSVGADNVDDAVADVAEDEQTVSRAARIGIDHVEIRSGDDFVSVRYLP